The following are encoded in a window of Salvelinus fontinalis isolate EN_2023a chromosome 40, ASM2944872v1, whole genome shotgun sequence genomic DNA:
- the LOC129839041 gene encoding myosin heavy chain, fast skeletal muscle-like, producing the protein MSTDAEMQIYGKAAIYLRKSEKERMEAQAMPFDSKNSCYVTDKVELYLKGLVTARADGKCTVTVTKPDGTKDEGKVFKDADIYEMNPPKYDKIEDMAMMTYLNEASVLYNLKERYAAWMIYTYSGLFCATVNPYKWLPVYDEEVVNAYRGKKRMEAPPHIFSVSDNAFQFMMIDKENQSVLITGESGAGKTVNTKRVIQYFATIAVSGGEKKKEVDPSKMQGSLEDQIIAANPLLEAYGNAKTVRNDNSSRFGKFIRIHFQGGKLAKADIETYLLEKSRVSFQLPDERGYHIFFQMMTGHKPDIVEMSLITTNPYDFPMCSQGQITVASINDKEELDATDDAITILGFTNEEKVGIYKLTGAVLHHGNLKFKQKQREEQAEPDGTEVADKIAYLLGLNSAEMLKALCYPRVKVGNEYVTKGQTVPQVNNSVMALAKSIYERMFLWMVIRINEMLDTKNPRQFYIGVLDIAGFEIFDYNSMEQLCINFTNEKLQQFFNHTMFVLEQEEYKKEGIVWAFIDFGMDLAACIELIEKPLGIFSILEEECMFPKSSDTTFKDKLYAQHLGKTQAFEKPKPAKGKAEAHFSLVHYAGTVDYNITGWLEKNKDPLNDSVCQLYGKSGVKILAVLYPAAPPEDTTKKGGKKKGGSMQTVSSQFRENLHKLMTNLRSTHPHFVRCLIPNESKTPGLMENFLVIHQLRCNGVLEGIRICRKGFPSRIIYADFKQRYKVLNASVIPEGQFMDNKKASEKLLGSIDVNHEDYKFGHTKVFFKAGLLGVLEEMRDEKLATLVGMVQALSRGFLMRREFSKMMERRDSIYAIQYNIRSFMNVKTWPWMKLYFKIKPLLQSAETEKELANMKENYEKMKTDLAKALSTKKQMEEKLVALTQEKNDLALQVTSEGESLNDAEERCEGLIKSKIQLEAKLKETTERLEDEEEINAELTAKKRKLEDECSELKKDIDDLELTLAKVEKEKHATENKVKNLTEEMASMDESVAKLTKEKKALQEAHQQTLDDLQAEEDKVNTLTKAKTKLEQQVDDLEGSLEQEKKLRMDLERSKRKLEGDLKLAQESIMDLENDKQQADEKIKKKEFETTQLLSKIEDEQSLGAQLQKKIKELQARIEELEEEIEAERAARAKVEKQRADLSRELEEISERLEEAGGATAAQIEMNKKREAEFQKLRRDLEESTLQHEATAAALRKKQADSVAELGEQIDNLQRVKQKLEKEKSEYKMEIDDLSSNMEAVAKAKGNLEKMCRTLEDQLSELKTKNDENVRQVNDISGQRARLLTENGEFGRQLEEKEALVSQLTRGKQAFTQQVEELKRLIEEEVKAKNALAHGVQSARHDCDLLREQFEEEQEAKAELQRGMSKANSEVAQWRTKYETDAIQRTEELEEAKKKLAQRLQDAEETIEATNSKCASLEKTKQRLQGEVEDLMIDVERANAMAANLDKKQRNFDKVLAEWKQKYEEGQAELEGAQKEARSMSTELFKMKNSYEEALDHLEILKRENKNLQQEISDLTEQIGETGKSIHELEKAKKTVETEKSEIQTALEEAEGTLEHEESKILRVQLELNQIKGEVDRKIAEKDEEMEQIKRNSQRVVDSMQSTLDSEVRSRNDALRVKKKMEGDLNEMEIQLSHSNRMASEAQKQLRNVQGQFKDAQLHLDDAVRAAEDMKEQAAMVERRNGLMVAEIEELRVALEQTERGRKVAETELVDASERVGLLHSQNTSLLNTKKKLETDLVQVQGEVDDIVQEARNAEEKAKKAITDAAMMAEELKKEQDTSSHLERMKKNLEVTVKDLQHRLDEAENLAMKGGKKQLQKLESRVRELETEVEAEQRRGVDAVKGVRKYERRVKELTYQTEEDKKNVGRLQDLVDKLQMKVKAYKRQAEEAEEAANSHMSKFRKVQHELEEAEERADIAETQVNKLRAKTRDSGKGKEVAE; encoded by the exons ATGAGTACGGACGCTGAGATGCAAATCTACGGCAAGGCTGCCATATACCTCCGTAAATCtgagaaggagaggatggaggcACAAGCCATGCCCTTTGATTCAAAGAACTCCTGCTATGTGACAGACAAGGTGGAGCTGTACCTTAAGGGTCTGGTCACTGCCAGGGCCGACGGGAAGTGTACTGTAACAGTCACGAAACCTGACGGCACAAAGGAT GAAGGAAAAGTGTTCAAAGATGCAGACATCTATGAGATGAACCCCCCTAAGTACGACAAGATTGAGGACATGGCCATGATGACCTACCTGAATGAAGCCTCTGTGTTGTATAACCTCAAAGAGCGTTATGCAGCATGGATGATCTAT ACCTACTCTGGGCTCTTCTGTGCCACGGTGAACCCCTACAAGTGGCTGCCAGTGTACGACGAAGAGGTTGTCAACGCCTacagagggaagaagaggatGGAGGCTCCACCCCATATCTTCTCCGTCTCTGACAATGCCTTTCAGTTCATGATGATTG ataaggAGAACCAGTCAGTCCTGATTAC TGGAGAATCTGGTGCAGGAAAGACTGTCAACACCAAGCGTGTTATCCAATACTTCGCCACCATTGCAGTGTCtggtggagagaagaagaaggaagtTGACCCCAGCAAAATGCAG GGGTCTCTTGAGGATCAGATCATTGCAGCTAACCCTCTGCTGGAGGCTTACGGTAATGCCAAGACAGTGAGGAACGACAACTCGTCACGCTTT GGTAAATTCATCAGGATTCACTTCCAAGGTGGTAAACTGGCTAAAGCTGACATTGAGACCT ACCTGCTGGAGAAGTCCAGAGTGTCCTTCCAGCTGCCCGATGAGAGAGGCTACCACATCTTCTTCCAGATGATGACAGGCCACAAACCTGACATAGTTG AAATGTCGCTCATCACCACTAACCCGTACGACTTCCCCATGTGCAGCCAGGGACAGATCACTGTGGCCAGCATCAACGATAAGGAAGAGCTGGATGCCACAGAT GATGCCATTACCATCCTGGGCTTCACTAATGAAGAGAAGGTTGGCATCTACAAGCTGACAGGAGCTGTATTGCACCATGGAAACTTGAAATTCAAGCAGAAGCAGCGTGAGGAGCAGGCTGAGCCAGACGGCACAGAGG TGGCTGATAAAATTGCCTACCTGCTGGGCCTGAACTCAGCTGAGATGTTGAAGGCTCTGTGCTACCCCAGAGTGAAGGTCGGCAATGAGTATGTGACCAAGGGACAGACTGTGCCTCAG GTTAATAACTCAGTCATGGCTCTGGCCAAGTCCATCTATGAGAGGATGTTCTTGTGGATGGTCATCCGTATCAATGAGATGTTGGACACCAAGAATCCAAGGCAGTTCTATATCGGTGTGCTTGACATTGCCGGGTTTGAGATCTTTGAT TACAACAGCATGGAGCAGCTGTGCATCAACTTCACCAATGAGAAACTGCAACAGTTTTTCAACCACACCATGTTCGTCCTGGAGCAAGAGGAGTACAAGAAGGAGGGAATCGTCTGGGCCTTCATTGACTTCGGCATGGACTTGGCTGCCTGCATTGAGCTTATTGAGAAG CCATTGGGCATCTTCTCCATCCTTGAAGAGGAGTGCATGTTCCCCAAGTCTTCAGACACTACCTTCAAGGACAAGCTGTACGCCCAGCATCTTGGCAAAACACAGGCGTTTGAGAAGCCCAAGCCTGCCAAAGGCAAGGCAGAGGCCCACTTCTCCCTGGTGCACTACGCCGGCACTGTGGACTACAACATCACTGGCTGGCTGGAGAAGAACAAGGATCCCCTGAACGACTCAGTTTGTCAACTGTACGGGAAGTCAGGAGTCAAAATTCTGGCTGTCCTGTATCCTGCTGCCCCACCTGAGG ATACAACCAAGAAAGGAGGCAAGAAGAAGGGTGGTTCCATGCAGACTGTGTCCTCCCAGTTCAGG GAGAACTTACATAAGCTGATGACCAACTTGAGGAGCACTCATCCTCACTTTGTGCGCTGCCTGATCCCCAACGAGTCAAAGACTCCAG GTCTGATGGAGAACTTCCTGGTTATCCACCAGCTCAGGTGTAATGGTGTACTGGAGGGTATCAGGATCTGCAGAAAGGGCTTCCCCAGCAGAATCATCTATGCTGACTTCAagcagag GTACAAAGTACTGAATGCCAGTGTCATCCCTGAGGGCCAGTTCATGGACAACAAGAAGGCTTCTGAGAAGCTGCTTGGGtccattgatgtgaatcacgaggattacaagtttggacacaccaag GTGTTCTTCAAAGCCGGTCTGCTGGGTGTcctggaggagatgagagatgagaagcTGGCCACTCTGGTCGGCATGGTCCAGGCTCTCAGCCGTGGATTCCTCATGAGGAGAGAGTTTAGCAAGATgatggagaggag AGATTCAATTTACGCCATCCAGTACAACATCCGCTCATTCATGAATGTGAAAACCTGGCCATGGATGAAGTTGTACTTCAAGATCAAGCCCCTGCTGCAGAGCGCTGAGACTGAGAAGGAGCTGGCCAACATGAAGGAGAACTATGAGAAGATGAAGACAGACCTGGCCAAGGCTCTGTCCACAAAGAAGCAAATGGAGGAGAAGTTGGTGGCCCTGACGCAGGAGAAGAATGACCTGGCACTCCAAGTCACATCT GAAGGAGAGAGTCTGAACGATGCTGAGGAAAGGTGCGAGGGGCTCATCAAGAGCAAGATCCAGCTGGAGGCCAAACTCAAAGAGACGACCGAGAggctggaggatgaggaggagatcaATGCTGAGTTGACTGCCAAGAAGAGGAAGCTGGAGGATGAGTGCTCTGAGCTGAAGAAGGACATTGATGACCTGGAGCTCACCCTGGCCAAAGTGGAGAAGGAGAAGCACGCCACTGAAAACAAG GTTAAAAACCTGACAGAGGAGATGGCGTCTATGGATGAGAGTGTTGCCAAACTGACCAAGGAGAAGAAAGCCCTCCAAGAGGCCCACCAGCAGACACTGGAtgacctgcaggcagaggaggacaAAGTCAACACTCTGACCAAGGCCAAGACCAAGCTGGAACAGCAAGTGGACGAC CTTGAGGGTTCTCTGGAGCAAGAGAAGAAGCTCCGTATGGACCTTGAGAGATCCAAGAGAAAGCTGGAGGGAGATCTGAAACTGGCCCAGGAGTCCATAATGGACCTGGAGAATGACAAGCAGCAAGCTGATGAGAAAATCAAGAA GAAGGAGTTTGAGACCACTCAGCTCCTCAGCAAGATTGAGGATGAGCAGTCTCTGGGAGCTCAGCTGCAGAAGAAGATCAAGGAACTCCAG gCCCGTAttgaggagctggaggaggaaaTTGAGGCTGAGCGTGCTGCCAGGGCTAAGGTTGAGAAGCAGAGGGCCGATCTCTCCAGGGAACTTGAGGAGATCAGCGAGAGGCTGGAGGAGGCCGGAGGCGCCACTGCTGCTCAGATTGAGATGAACAAGAAGCGTGAGGCTGAGTTCCAGAAGCTGCGTCGTGATCTTGAAGAGTCCACCCTGCAGCATGAGGCCACAGCCGCCGCTCTGCGCAAGAAGCAGGCCGATAGTGTGGCTGAGCTCGGGGAGCAGATCGACAACCTGCAGCGCGTCAAGCAGAagctggagaaggagaagagcgAGTACAAGATGGAGATTGATGACCTCTCCAGCAACATGGAGGCCGTCGCCAAGGCTAAG GGCAACCTGGAGAAGATGTGTCGTACTCTTGAGGACCAGCTGAGCGAGCTCAAAACTAAGAATGATGAGAATGTTCGCCAGGTCAACGACATCAGCGGACAGAGGGCCAGACTCCTGACAGAAAATG GTGAGTTTGGCCGCCAGCTGGAGGAGAAGGAAGCCCTTGTGTCACAGCTGACCAGAGGAAAACAGGCCTTCACCCAAcaggtggaggagctgaagagGCTGATTGAGGAAGAGGTCAAG gCTAAAAACGCATTGGCCCACGGTGTCCAGTCTGCCCGCCATGACTGTGACCTCCTGAGGGAGCAGtttgaggaggagcaggaggccaAGGCAGAGCTGCAGCGCGGCATGTCCAAGGCCAACAGTGAGGTGGCTCAGTGGAGGACTAAGTATGAAACTGATGCCATCCAGCGCACAGAGGAGCTGGAAGAGGCCAA GAAGAAGCTGGCCCAGCGTCTTCAGGATGCTGAGGAGACCATTGAGGCGACCAACTCCAAGTGTGCCTCCCTGGAGAAGACCAAGCAGAGGctgcagggagaggtggaggacctCATGATTGATGTTGAGAGAGCCAATGCAATGGCCGCCAACCTCGACAAGAAGCAGAGGAACTTTGACAAG GTTCTGGCAGAGTGGAAGCAGAAGtatgaggagggccaggctgAGCTGGAAGGAGCTCAGAAGGAGGCTCGCTCTATGAGCACTGAACTCTTCAAGATGAAGAACTCCTACGAGGAGGCTCTGGATCATCTGGAGATtctgaagagagagaacaagaacctGCAAC aggagATCTCTGACCTGACTGAGCAGATTGGAGAAACTGGCAAGAGCATCCATGAGCTGGAGAAGGCCAAGAAGACCGTGGAGACAGAGAAGTCTGAGATCCAGACCGCTCTGGAGGAGGCTGAG GGCACACTGGAGCACGAGGAATCCAAGATTCTGCGTGTGCAGCTGGAGCTGAACCAGATCAAGGGTGAGGTGGACAGGAAGATCGCTGAGAAGGACGAGGAGATGGAGCAGATCAAGAGGAACAGCCAGAGGGTGGTTGACTCCATGCAGAGCACCCTGGACTCTGAGGTCAGGAGCAGGAATGATGCCCTGAGGgtgaagaagaagatggagggagaCCTGAACGAGATGGAGATCCAGCTGAGCCACTCCAACAGGATGGCCTCTGAGGCCCAGAAACAGCTGAGGAACGTCCAGGGACAGTTCAag GATGCCCAATTGCACCTTGATGACGCAGTACGCGCTGCAGAGGACATGAAGGAGCAGGCAGCCATGGTGGAGCGCAGAAACGGTCTGATGGTGGCTGAAATCGAGGAGCTGAGAGTTGCtctggagcagacagagagaggccgCAAAGTGGCTGAGACTGAGCTGGTAGATGCCAGCGAGCGTGTTGGACTGCTGCACTCCCAG AACACCAGCCTTCTGAACACCAAGAAGAAGCTGGAGACTGACCTGGTGCAGGTGCAGGGAGAGGTGGACGACATCGTCCAAGAGGCCAGGAATGCAGAGGAGAAGGCCAAGAAGGCCATCACTGAC GCGGCCATGATGGCTGAGGAGCTGAAGAAGGAGCAGGACACCAGTTCTCACCTGGAGAGGATGAAGAAGAACCTGGAGGTCACAGTCAAGGACCTGCAGCACCGCCTGGATGAGGCTGAGAATCTGGCCATGAAGGGAGGCAAGAAGCAGCTCCAGAAACTGGAGTCCAGG GTGCGTGAGCTCGAGACTGAGGTGGAGGCCGAGCAGAGAAGAGGTGTAGACGCGGTCAAGGGAGTCCGCAAGTATGAGCGCAGAGTCAAGGAGCTCACTTACCAG ACTGAGGAGGATAAGAAGAACGTTGGCAGACTTCAGGACCTGGTAGATAAGCTGCAGATGAAAGTGAAGGCCTACAAGAGGCAGGCTGAGGAAGCG GAGGAAGCAGCCAATAGCCATATGTCTAAGTTCAGAAAGGTTCAACATGAGCTGGAGGAGGCTGAGGAGCGTGCTGACATCGCTGAGACTCAGGTCAACAAGCTCAGAGCCAAGACCCGTGACTCTGGAAAG GGAAAAGAAGTTGCTGAATAA